One genomic region from Microcella humidisoli encodes:
- a CDS encoding TerC family protein: protein MDVPLWLWFAVLGVIIAMLAIDLFAHRKAHVIGVREAAVWSIIWVSLGVAFGGYIWWEYGAELGQQYYAGYLIEKSLAVDNVFVWAIIFAFFGVPRELQHRVLFLGVIGALVFRAIFIALGAVLIDQFSWILYIFAAFLLYTGYVMIRKRNEHMDVENSKVLKLFRRFVPMTDAYHGQKFLIRKAGIIVATPLLAVLVLVEVTDIIFAVDSIPAIFGVTSEPFIVFTANAFAILGLRAMYFLLADLMHRFIYLKLGLAFVLIWVGIKMLLLDVYKIPTSVSLGVVALIITISIVTSLRATRGEGRHAVEVENAPPFRIATEAELAEAEPVWRRASRRAAVIADSSSSPVQGDGPSDQGAATERGNRIES from the coding sequence ATGGACGTGCCCCTCTGGCTCTGGTTCGCCGTGCTCGGCGTCATCATCGCCATGCTCGCGATCGACCTCTTCGCCCACCGGAAGGCCCACGTCATCGGCGTGCGCGAGGCCGCCGTGTGGTCGATCATCTGGGTGAGCCTCGGCGTCGCCTTCGGTGGCTACATCTGGTGGGAGTACGGCGCCGAGCTCGGCCAGCAGTACTACGCCGGCTATCTCATCGAGAAGTCGCTCGCCGTCGATAACGTCTTCGTGTGGGCGATCATCTTCGCCTTCTTCGGCGTGCCCCGCGAGCTGCAGCACCGCGTGCTGTTCCTCGGGGTGATCGGCGCCCTGGTCTTCCGGGCGATCTTCATCGCGCTCGGCGCCGTGCTCATCGACCAGTTCTCCTGGATCCTCTACATCTTCGCGGCGTTCCTGCTTTACACGGGCTACGTCATGATCCGGAAGCGCAATGAGCACATGGACGTGGAGAACTCGAAGGTGCTGAAGCTCTTCCGGCGCTTCGTGCCCATGACCGACGCGTACCACGGCCAGAAGTTCCTCATCCGCAAGGCGGGCATCATCGTGGCGACTCCCCTGCTCGCGGTGCTCGTGCTCGTCGAGGTGACCGACATCATCTTCGCCGTCGACTCGATCCCCGCCATCTTCGGCGTGACGAGCGAGCCGTTCATCGTCTTCACGGCGAACGCCTTCGCCATCCTCGGCCTCCGTGCGATGTACTTCCTGCTCGCCGACCTCATGCACCGCTTCATCTACCTGAAGCTCGGCCTGGCGTTCGTGCTCATCTGGGTCGGCATCAAGATGCTGCTGCTCGACGTGTACAAGATCCCCACGAGCGTCTCCCTCGGCGTCGTGGCGCTCATCATCACGATCTCGATCGTCACGAGCCTGCGCGCCACGCGCGGCGAAGGGCGCCACGCGGTCGAGGTCGAGAACGCTCCCCCGTTCCGCATCGCGACCGAGGCCGAGCTGGCCGAGGCCGAGCCGGTGTGGCGCCGGGCCTCGCGTCGCGCGGCGGTGATCGCCGACTCCTCCTCGTCCCCTGTGCAGGGTGACGGGCCCTCCGATCAGGGTGCTGCGACCGAGCGCGGCAACCGCATCGAGTCGTAG
- a CDS encoding PLDc N-terminal domain-containing protein codes for MILDSVIDPVTPAWFDLVFSIVPLVLVIIAITGLVSIIRRYRSMSVLESAGWTAVVVFAPVLGTLVWFGVGRGRYALE; via the coding sequence GTGATTCTCGACTCGGTCATCGACCCCGTCACTCCCGCGTGGTTCGACCTCGTCTTCTCGATCGTGCCGCTCGTGCTGGTGATCATCGCGATCACGGGTCTCGTGTCGATCATCCGCCGATATCGCTCCATGTCGGTTCTGGAGTCGGCGGGGTGGACAGCCGTGGTCGTCTTCGCCCCGGTGCTGGGCACTCTCGTCTGGTTCGGCGTCGGACGAGGTCGGTACGCGCTGGAATGA
- a CDS encoding PLDc N-terminal domain-containing protein — protein MDLTALIVLPVMIGLAALWVSALISIFRRSAAMSGLEVLGWCALVVFAQFIGPLIWFFVGRERYTAPIR, from the coding sequence ATGGATCTCACGGCTCTCATCGTCCTGCCGGTCATGATCGGCCTTGCCGCCCTCTGGGTCAGCGCTCTCATCTCGATCTTCCGCCGCTCGGCAGCGATGTCAGGTCTCGAGGTGCTCGGATGGTGCGCCCTCGTCGTGTTCGCCCAGTTCATCGGCCCGCTCATCTGGTTCTTCGTCGGCCGTGAGCGCTACACCGCTCCGATCCGGTGA
- a CDS encoding NUDIX hydrolase: MAPTPGLRRTSRIILMDEDGAALLFMTAAPDSTRFARWITPGGGVDPGETHEQAAIRELFEETGLVVDSVGEPVWRLDFDIAWDDADHDRGHAEYYVVRCERFEPASTNWTEDEHIDVTAHGWFTAAELLRSGQPFEPYDLPRLLREVARGV, encoded by the coding sequence GTGGCCCCGACGCCGGGCCTGCGCCGGACATCCCGAATCATTCTCATGGATGAGGACGGAGCGGCGCTGCTGTTCATGACAGCCGCGCCCGATTCCACGCGGTTCGCGCGCTGGATCACGCCCGGCGGGGGAGTCGACCCGGGGGAGACCCACGAGCAAGCGGCGATCCGCGAGCTGTTCGAAGAGACCGGACTCGTCGTCGACAGTGTGGGGGAGCCCGTGTGGCGCCTCGACTTCGACATCGCGTGGGACGACGCGGATCACGACCGCGGCCACGCGGAGTACTACGTCGTTCGATGCGAGCGCTTCGAACCGGCGTCGACGAACTGGACCGAGGACGAGCACATCGACGTGACGGCGCACGGCTGGTTCACCGCCGCCGAGCTGCTGCGGTCGGGCCAGCCGTTCGAGCCCTATGACTTGCCGCGGCTGCTGCGAGAGGTCGCCAGGGGAGTCTGA
- a CDS encoding SDR family oxidoreductase: protein MNTPLQPGSLAGTTALVTGSSRGIGADTVKYFAAAGANVVINYRAKAPRAEKLVAEIEAAGGQALAVGADLTDPASVTVMMDAVRERFGSLDILVLNASGGMESGMGEDYALKLNRDAQVNVLTQGAELMGPGGRVVFVTSHQAHFIRTVPTMPEYEAVALSKRAGEDALRALIPTLEAKGIGFTVVSGDMIEGTITATLLERAAPGAIDARKEAAGKLYNVSEFAAEVAQAAVDPVPADNTRLVGDVSYFTAFGADAAGE, encoded by the coding sequence GTGAACACCCCTCTGCAGCCCGGCTCGCTCGCCGGCACAACCGCTCTCGTCACCGGATCGTCGCGCGGCATCGGCGCCGACACCGTTAAGTACTTCGCCGCCGCGGGCGCGAACGTCGTCATCAACTATCGCGCCAAGGCGCCGCGTGCCGAGAAGCTCGTCGCCGAGATCGAGGCGGCGGGCGGCCAGGCGTTGGCCGTGGGTGCCGACCTCACCGACCCGGCCTCGGTGACGGTGATGATGGATGCCGTGCGCGAGCGCTTCGGCTCCCTCGACATTCTCGTGCTCAACGCCTCCGGCGGCATGGAGTCGGGCATGGGCGAGGATTACGCGCTGAAGCTCAATCGGGACGCGCAGGTGAACGTCTTGACGCAGGGCGCCGAGCTCATGGGCCCGGGCGGCCGCGTCGTCTTCGTCACGAGCCACCAGGCGCACTTCATTCGCACGGTGCCGACCATGCCCGAGTACGAGGCCGTCGCCCTCTCGAAGCGCGCGGGCGAGGACGCCTTGCGGGCGCTCATCCCCACGCTCGAGGCCAAGGGCATCGGCTTCACGGTTGTGTCGGGCGACATGATCGAGGGCACGATCACGGCGACCCTGCTCGAGCGCGCCGCGCCGGGCGCGATCGACGCGCGGAAGGAGGCGGCGGGCAAGCTCTACAACGTGAGCGAGTTCGCGGCCGAGGTCGCGCAGGCCGCGGTCGATCCGGTTCCGGCCGACAACACGCGGCTCGTGGGCGATGTGAGCTACTTCACCGCGTTCGGCGCCGACGCCGCGGGGGAGTAG
- a CDS encoding NfeD family protein has protein sequence MVDLTQYLWIIWLVFVVVCVIIEVLTLEFTFMMVAAGSLIGGLGANLLGAEWWVQILAAAVISGLLLFTIRPLLLKTLDRGVEPARTNVDALMGMTARVTAAFADGAGYVKLANGETWTARLAPQHETLALAEGDRVVVTRIDGATAEVAPAERSEAP, from the coding sequence ATGGTCGATCTGACGCAGTACCTCTGGATCATCTGGCTCGTGTTCGTGGTGGTCTGCGTGATCATCGAGGTGCTGACCCTCGAGTTCACGTTCATGATGGTCGCGGCCGGCTCGCTCATCGGAGGCCTCGGCGCCAACCTGCTGGGCGCCGAGTGGTGGGTGCAGATTCTCGCCGCCGCCGTGATCTCGGGGCTGCTGCTCTTCACCATCCGGCCGCTGCTGCTGAAGACGCTCGATCGCGGTGTTGAGCCCGCGCGCACCAACGTCGACGCCCTCATGGGCATGACGGCCCGCGTCACGGCCGCCTTCGCTGACGGCGCCGGCTACGTCAAGCTCGCCAACGGCGAGACCTGGACGGCGCGGCTCGCGCCGCAGCACGAGACCTTGGCCCTCGCCGAGGGCGACCGCGTGGTCGTCACGCGCATCGACGGAGCGACCGCCGAGGTCGCCCCTGCAGAACGGAGCGAAGCACCATGA
- a CDS encoding SPFH domain-containing protein, translating to MITTAAFIGQIFVTALVVVVAIFVVVVLIRSIRIVPQAYAGVVERLGRYRKTLQPGLNILVPFIDRMRPLVDMREQVVSFPPQPVITEDNLVVSIDTVIYFQVTDARAATYEIANYLAGVEQLTVTTLRNVVGGLNLEEALTSRDNINGQLRVVLDEATGKWGLRVNRVELKAIDPPLSIQDSMEKQMRAERDRRAVILTSEGSKQSQILEAEGARQSAILKAEGEAQAQILKAEAEAKAILTVFEAIHQGNPDAKLLAYQYLQTLPKLAEGDANKLWIVPSELTEALRGIGQGFFAGGADSAPPRAPKA from the coding sequence ATGATCACCACCGCCGCCTTCATCGGCCAGATCTTCGTGACGGCGCTCGTCGTCGTCGTCGCGATCTTCGTCGTCGTCGTGCTCATCCGCTCGATCCGCATCGTGCCGCAGGCCTACGCCGGTGTCGTGGAGCGGCTCGGCCGATACCGCAAGACCCTCCAGCCGGGGCTCAACATCCTCGTGCCCTTCATCGACCGCATGCGGCCCCTCGTCGACATGCGCGAGCAGGTCGTCTCGTTCCCGCCGCAACCGGTCATCACCGAGGACAACCTCGTGGTGTCGATCGACACCGTCATCTACTTCCAGGTGACGGATGCGCGCGCGGCGACCTACGAGATCGCGAACTACCTCGCCGGTGTCGAGCAGTTGACCGTCACGACGCTGCGAAACGTGGTCGGTGGTCTCAACCTCGAGGAGGCGCTGACGAGCCGCGACAACATCAATGGCCAGCTGCGCGTGGTGCTCGACGAGGCGACCGGCAAGTGGGGCCTGCGCGTCAACCGCGTCGAGCTCAAGGCGATCGACCCGCCCCTCAGCATCCAGGACTCGATGGAGAAGCAGATGCGCGCCGAGCGCGACCGCCGCGCCGTCATCCTGACGTCTGAGGGCTCGAAGCAGTCGCAGATTCTCGAAGCAGAGGGTGCTCGTCAGTCGGCGATCCTCAAGGCCGAGGGTGAGGCGCAGGCGCAGATCCTCAAGGCCGAGGCCGAGGCGAAGGCGATCCTCACGGTGTTCGAGGCCATCCACCAGGGCAACCCCGATGCGAAGCTGCTGGCCTACCAGTACCTGCAGACGCTGCCGAAGCTCGCCGAGGGCGACGCGAACAAGCTGTGGATCGTGCCGAGCGAACTCACCGAGGCGCTCAGGGGCATCGGCCAGGGCTTCTTCGCCGGAGGGGCCGACTCGGCGCCGCCCCGCGCACCCAAGGCCTGA
- a CDS encoding glycerophosphodiester phosphodiesterase family protein → MSTAGLAYFEPAVPRVLAHRGLALEAPENSLLAFAHALALGVTHIETDVHASADGIAVIAHDTDLTRVAGRPDRVDALMVAELAALDLGEGQHLPTLAEALDAFPEARFNIDLKSAQAVQPTVDAIRSARAEHRVLLTSFSERRRRAALALLPQVATSASGPRFAAALLSSVVRGGPLVRAALRGLHAVQIPVRALGLDTVSPARIRAFHAAGVEVHVWTINESAEMTRLLALGVDGIVTDRADRALEVVATLE, encoded by the coding sequence ATGAGCACCGCCGGGCTCGCCTACTTCGAGCCGGCGGTGCCGCGCGTGCTCGCGCATCGCGGGCTCGCGCTCGAGGCACCGGAGAACTCCTTGCTCGCGTTCGCGCACGCTCTGGCGCTCGGGGTGACGCACATCGAGACCGATGTGCACGCGAGCGCCGACGGCATCGCGGTGATCGCCCATGACACCGACCTGACGCGTGTCGCCGGACGCCCCGACCGCGTCGACGCGCTCATGGTCGCCGAGCTCGCCGCCCTCGATCTGGGCGAGGGCCAGCACCTGCCGACGCTCGCCGAAGCCCTCGATGCGTTTCCGGAGGCGCGCTTCAACATCGACCTCAAGAGCGCGCAGGCCGTGCAGCCGACCGTGGACGCCATCCGCTCCGCGCGCGCTGAGCACCGCGTGCTGCTGACGTCGTTCAGCGAACGCCGTCGTCGGGCCGCGCTCGCCCTGCTGCCCCAGGTGGCGACAAGTGCCTCGGGCCCGCGGTTCGCCGCGGCACTGCTGTCCTCCGTGGTGCGCGGCGGGCCGCTCGTGCGGGCGGCGCTGCGCGGGCTGCACGCGGTGCAGATCCCCGTGCGCGCGCTCGGGCTCGACACGGTCTCCCCCGCGCGCATCCGGGCCTTCCACGCTGCGGGGGTCGAGGTGCACGTGTGGACGATCAATGAGTCAGCCGAGATGACGCGCCTGCTCGCCCTCGGCGTCGACGGCATCGTCACCGACCGCGCCGACCGCGCGCTCGAGGTCGTCGCGACGCTGGAGTGA
- a CDS encoding RNA polymerase-binding protein RbpA: protein MAERTLRGMRLGSQSMQSEEGVEFADRQRAQYRTAGGETFDVIFAADAELPDTWESPKSGHEGVLLAPDGTPIDIEVGETKAPRTHWDMLLERRTRDELEELLQERLELLRARRGGGERIGA, encoded by the coding sequence ATGGCGGAGCGCACGCTGCGGGGCATGAGACTCGGCTCGCAGAGCATGCAGAGCGAAGAAGGCGTCGAATTCGCCGACCGCCAGCGCGCTCAGTACCGCACGGCCGGTGGCGAGACGTTCGATGTCATCTTCGCCGCCGACGCCGAACTGCCCGACACGTGGGAGTCGCCCAAGAGCGGCCACGAAGGAGTGCTGCTCGCGCCCGACGGCACCCCCATCGACATCGAGGTCGGCGAGACGAAAGCCCCTCGCACGCACTGGGACATGCTGCTCGAGCGCCGCACGCGCGACGAGCTCGAAGAACTGCTGCAGGAGCGCCTCGAGCTGCTGCGCGCCCGCCGCGGCGGGGGCGAGCGCATCGGCGCCTAG